In Gallus gallus isolate bGalGal1 chromosome 8, bGalGal1.mat.broiler.GRCg7b, whole genome shotgun sequence, one DNA window encodes the following:
- the ODF2L gene encoding protein BCAP isoform X12, translating into MEKRCVVPVTPREEGKLCSLILPYKNDCHRTTKAAQGGKYFTELSKESDDPEQQEETWKKMWGPRPDKHGIKITELFPLLKGGSPKNHLPQNLNGSVERRCASDKERREEENASHENGASQEIFEAEMAINSAENLLPTFKDILGRMTNQVCKPSTSEMIIIDTQEDLLVKELTTLKTTKRLLWLLLQTREQKQIDSKNIEALIQKLSENETHNMSLRRKIVEREEHVKELSSRIQLKKVPVLKEEYLSRPVNTIEAHLQYQIQRKEVENDELRLKTQTLEKKIAEWKLQIGEYKRQMLALKKTSEQKKAYLRRAIRSQKQKTECFEEAVENLTSRVKEREVKLSEILSASDVWKKQHDRMVEEKTMLAVQTEDLKKQITSLSEDLKRKEEFRRKASEELLGKLNSVNSENEKIYLENEKLKACLAALEISTVSVENDLLCLQEKTKLQENIVEDCKNQVRELKAEVEVLKSRYKIIFSENKSIRESKCLEVYEEEDGVNSVGNCSLEEENSTIQKKYEHLKR; encoded by the exons AT GGAAAAAAGGTGTGTGGTACCTGTTACACCTCGAGAAGAGGGAAAACTCTGCTCACTGATTCTGCCATATAAAAATGATTGTCACAGAACTACAAAAGCTGCCCAaggtggaaaatattttaccGAGCTAAGCAAAGAATCTGACGACCCAGAACAACAG GAggaaacttggaaaaaaatgtggggGCCACGGCCTGATAAACATGGGATCAAGATTACAGAACTGTTCCCACTGCTTAAAGGAGGCTCACCAAAAAATCACCTACCACAAAACTTGAATGGAAGCGTAGAGAGAAGATGCGCTTCAGACAAAGAGAGAAG ggaggaggaaaatgcCTCTCATGAAAATGGTGCTTCACAGGAGATTTTTGAAGCAGAAATGGCAATTAATTCAGCAGAGAACTTGTTGCCAACTTTTAAAGACATACTTGGCAGAATGACAAAT CAGGTTTGTAAACCTTCTACATCAGAAATGATAATTATTGATACACAGGAGGATTTGCTGGTGAAAGAATTAACAACACTCAAAACCACCAAAAGATTGTTATGGCTTTTACTTCAAACAAGAGAACAGAAACAG ATAGACAGCAAAAACATTGAAGCTTTGATACAGAAGTTAAGTGAAAATGAAACCCACAATATG AGTCTCAGGAGAAAAATAGTAGAAAGAGAAGAACACGTTAAAGAACTTTCATCCAGGATTCAGCTTAAAAAA GTCCCTGTACTGAAGGAAGAGTATCTATCAAGACCAGTAAACACAATTGAAGCTCATCTGCAGTATCAGattcaaagaaaagaagtggaaaatgaTGAATTAAGGCTGAAAACACAG ACTCtagagaagaaaatagcagAGTGGAAACTTCAAATTGGTGAATACAAGCGTCAGATGTTGGCCTTGAAGAAAACAAGTGAGCAAAAAAAGGCTTATCTGAGAAGAGCAATTAGGTCccagaaacaaaaaacagaatgcTTTGAAGAAGCTGTGGAAAATTTAACCTCCAGAGTAAAAGAACGT GAAGTGAAATTGTCTGAGATACTGTCAGCTTCTGATGTCTGGAAAAAACAACATGATAGAATGGTAGAAGAAAAGACAATGTTAGCAGTTCAGACAGAAGACCTAAAGAA GCAAATCACAAGCCTTTCTGAAGAcctgaaaagaaaggaggaattcAGAAGAAAGGCTAGTGAGGAACTTCTTGGAAAGCTAAATTCTGTTAACTCTGAAAATGAGAAGATTtatcttgaaaatgaaaaactaaag GCTTGCCTTGCTGCTTTGGAAATCAGTACTGTTTCTGTTGAAAATGACCTGCTATGTCTGCAAGAAAAGACCAAGCTACAGGAAAACATTGTTGAAGACTGTAAAAATCAG GTACGagaattaaaagcagaagtagAAGTACTGAAATCCAGGTATAAAATCATCTTCAGTGAAAACAAGAGTataagagaaagcaaatgtttagaAGTCTATGAG gaggaagatgGTGTAAATTCTGTGGGTAATTGCTccttagaagaagaaaacagtaccATTCAGAAGAAATATGAACATCTTAAGAG GTAG
- the ODF2L gene encoding protein BCAP isoform X5 yields MEKRCVVPVTPREEGKLCSLILPYKNDCHRTTKAAQGGKYFTELSKESDDPEQQEETWKKMWGPRPDKHGIKITELFPLLKGGSPKNHLPQNLNGSVERRCASDKERREEENASHENGASQEIFEAEMAINSAENLLPTFKDILGRMTNQVCKPSTSEMIIIDTQEDLLVKELTTLKTTKRLLWLLLQTREQKQIDSKNIEALIQKLSENETHNMSLRRKIVEREEHVKELSSRIQLKKVPVLKEEYLSRPVNTIEAHLQYQIQRKEVENDELRLKTQTLEKKIAEWKLQIGEYKRQMLALKKTSEQKKAYLRRAIRSQKQKTECFEEAVENLTSRVKEREVKLSEILSASDVWKKQHDRMVEEKTMLAVQTEDLKKQITSLSEDLKRKEEFRRKASEELLGKLNSVNSENEKIYLENEKLKACLAALEISTVSVENDLLCLQEKTKLQENIVEDCKNQVRELKAEVEVLKSRYKIIFSENKSIRESKCLEVYEEEDGVNSVGNCSLEEENSTIQKKYEHLKRILENMQFQNEELAYLIKKEDESLQCSKLQLEEKIAEYNSLTKQLESALEEGRKMVAEEFEKMSYLEQALQTKMLVLENEVRERQEEKKELLCAFHRNEKHHEVCLKELENSLQRSENKKQSIQNYVQFLKTSYITMFG; encoded by the exons AT GGAAAAAAGGTGTGTGGTACCTGTTACACCTCGAGAAGAGGGAAAACTCTGCTCACTGATTCTGCCATATAAAAATGATTGTCACAGAACTACAAAAGCTGCCCAaggtggaaaatattttaccGAGCTAAGCAAAGAATCTGACGACCCAGAACAACAG GAggaaacttggaaaaaaatgtggggGCCACGGCCTGATAAACATGGGATCAAGATTACAGAACTGTTCCCACTGCTTAAAGGAGGCTCACCAAAAAATCACCTACCACAAAACTTGAATGGAAGCGTAGAGAGAAGATGCGCTTCAGACAAAGAGAGAAG ggaggaggaaaatgcCTCTCATGAAAATGGTGCTTCACAGGAGATTTTTGAAGCAGAAATGGCAATTAATTCAGCAGAGAACTTGTTGCCAACTTTTAAAGACATACTTGGCAGAATGACAAAT CAGGTTTGTAAACCTTCTACATCAGAAATGATAATTATTGATACACAGGAGGATTTGCTGGTGAAAGAATTAACAACACTCAAAACCACCAAAAGATTGTTATGGCTTTTACTTCAAACAAGAGAACAGAAACAG ATAGACAGCAAAAACATTGAAGCTTTGATACAGAAGTTAAGTGAAAATGAAACCCACAATATG AGTCTCAGGAGAAAAATAGTAGAAAGAGAAGAACACGTTAAAGAACTTTCATCCAGGATTCAGCTTAAAAAA GTCCCTGTACTGAAGGAAGAGTATCTATCAAGACCAGTAAACACAATTGAAGCTCATCTGCAGTATCAGattcaaagaaaagaagtggaaaatgaTGAATTAAGGCTGAAAACACAG ACTCtagagaagaaaatagcagAGTGGAAACTTCAAATTGGTGAATACAAGCGTCAGATGTTGGCCTTGAAGAAAACAAGTGAGCAAAAAAAGGCTTATCTGAGAAGAGCAATTAGGTCccagaaacaaaaaacagaatgcTTTGAAGAAGCTGTGGAAAATTTAACCTCCAGAGTAAAAGAACGT GAAGTGAAATTGTCTGAGATACTGTCAGCTTCTGATGTCTGGAAAAAACAACATGATAGAATGGTAGAAGAAAAGACAATGTTAGCAGTTCAGACAGAAGACCTAAAGAA GCAAATCACAAGCCTTTCTGAAGAcctgaaaagaaaggaggaattcAGAAGAAAGGCTAGTGAGGAACTTCTTGGAAAGCTAAATTCTGTTAACTCTGAAAATGAGAAGATTtatcttgaaaatgaaaaactaaag GCTTGCCTTGCTGCTTTGGAAATCAGTACTGTTTCTGTTGAAAATGACCTGCTATGTCTGCAAGAAAAGACCAAGCTACAGGAAAACATTGTTGAAGACTGTAAAAATCAG GTACGagaattaaaagcagaagtagAAGTACTGAAATCCAGGTATAAAATCATCTTCAGTGAAAACAAGAGTataagagaaagcaaatgtttagaAGTCTATGAG gaggaagatgGTGTAAATTCTGTGGGTAATTGCTccttagaagaagaaaacagtaccATTCAGAAGAAATATGAACATCTTAAGAG GATTCTAGAAAATATGcaatttcaaaatgaagaacttGCTTATCTGATCAAAAAAGAAGATGAGAGTCTTCAGTGCAGTAAATTGCAGCTTGAAGAGAAAATTGCAGAGTATAATAGTTTAACCAAACAACTGGAATCTGctttggaggaaggaagaaaaatg GTAGCTGAAGAATTTGAAAAAATGTCATACTTAGAACAAGCCCTTCAGACAAAAATGCTCGTTCTTGAAAATGAAGTGAGAGAGagacaggaggagaaaaaagaacttCTATGTGCATTTCACCGT aatgaAAAGCACCATGAGGTATGCTTGAAGGAGCTGGAAAACAGCCTACAAAGGTcagaaaacaagaagcagaGCATCCAGAACTATGTGCAGTTTTTGAAAACCTCATACATAACAATGTTTGGCTGA
- the ODF2L gene encoding protein BCAP isoform X2 — MWGPRPDKHGIKITELFPLLKGGSPKNHLPQNLNGSVERRCASDKERREEENASHENGASQEIFEAEMAINSAENLLPTFKDILGRMTNQVCKPSTSEMIIIDTQEDLLVKELTTLKTTKRLLWLLLQTREQKQIDSKNIEALIQKLSENETHNMSLRRKIVEREEHVKELSSRIQLKKVPVLKEEYLSRPVNTIEAHLQYQIQRKEVENDELRLKTQTLEKKIAEWKLQIGEYKRQMLALKKTSEQKKAYLRRAIRSQKQKTECFEEAVENLTSRVKEREVKLSEILSASDVWKKQHDRMVEEKTMLAVQTEDLKKQITSLSEDLKRKEEFRRKASEELLGKLNSVNSENEKIYLENEKLKACLAALEISTVSVENDLLCLQEKTKLQENIVEDCKNQVRELKAEVEVLKSRYKIIFSENKSIRESKCLEVYEVRDKAEPKLKVLEHVCGLLKAAEGELRGFQENLVYWERINTQKCKTPRELQVQEEDGVNSVGNCSLEEENSTIQKKYEHLKRILENMQFQNEELAYLIKKEDESLQCSKLQLEEKIAEYNSLTKQLESALEEGRKMVAEEFEKMSYLEQALQTKMLVLENEVRERQEEKKELLCAFHRNEKHHEVCLKELENSLQRSENKKQSIQNYVQFLKTSYITMFG, encoded by the exons atgtggggGCCACGGCCTGATAAACATGGGATCAAGATTACAGAACTGTTCCCACTGCTTAAAGGAGGCTCACCAAAAAATCACCTACCACAAAACTTGAATGGAAGCGTAGAGAGAAGATGCGCTTCAGACAAAGAGAGAAG ggaggaggaaaatgcCTCTCATGAAAATGGTGCTTCACAGGAGATTTTTGAAGCAGAAATGGCAATTAATTCAGCAGAGAACTTGTTGCCAACTTTTAAAGACATACTTGGCAGAATGACAAAT CAGGTTTGTAAACCTTCTACATCAGAAATGATAATTATTGATACACAGGAGGATTTGCTGGTGAAAGAATTAACAACACTCAAAACCACCAAAAGATTGTTATGGCTTTTACTTCAAACAAGAGAACAGAAACAG ATAGACAGCAAAAACATTGAAGCTTTGATACAGAAGTTAAGTGAAAATGAAACCCACAATATG AGTCTCAGGAGAAAAATAGTAGAAAGAGAAGAACACGTTAAAGAACTTTCATCCAGGATTCAGCTTAAAAAA GTCCCTGTACTGAAGGAAGAGTATCTATCAAGACCAGTAAACACAATTGAAGCTCATCTGCAGTATCAGattcaaagaaaagaagtggaaaatgaTGAATTAAGGCTGAAAACACAG ACTCtagagaagaaaatagcagAGTGGAAACTTCAAATTGGTGAATACAAGCGTCAGATGTTGGCCTTGAAGAAAACAAGTGAGCAAAAAAAGGCTTATCTGAGAAGAGCAATTAGGTCccagaaacaaaaaacagaatgcTTTGAAGAAGCTGTGGAAAATTTAACCTCCAGAGTAAAAGAACGT GAAGTGAAATTGTCTGAGATACTGTCAGCTTCTGATGTCTGGAAAAAACAACATGATAGAATGGTAGAAGAAAAGACAATGTTAGCAGTTCAGACAGAAGACCTAAAGAA GCAAATCACAAGCCTTTCTGAAGAcctgaaaagaaaggaggaattcAGAAGAAAGGCTAGTGAGGAACTTCTTGGAAAGCTAAATTCTGTTAACTCTGAAAATGAGAAGATTtatcttgaaaatgaaaaactaaag GCTTGCCTTGCTGCTTTGGAAATCAGTACTGTTTCTGTTGAAAATGACCTGCTATGTCTGCAAGAAAAGACCAAGCTACAGGAAAACATTGTTGAAGACTGTAAAAATCAG GTACGagaattaaaagcagaagtagAAGTACTGAAATCCAGGTATAAAATCATCTTCAGTGAAAACAAGAGTataagagaaagcaaatgtttagaAGTCTATGAG GTGAGGGACAAAGCAGAGCCTAAGTTGAAGGTGTTAGAACATGTTTGTGGTTTActgaaagcagctgaaggagaacTGCGAGGATTTCAAGAAAATCTTGTCTACTGGGAAAGGATCaacacacagaaatgcaaaacccccagggagctgcaggtTCAG gaggaagatgGTGTAAATTCTGTGGGTAATTGCTccttagaagaagaaaacagtaccATTCAGAAGAAATATGAACATCTTAAGAG GATTCTAGAAAATATGcaatttcaaaatgaagaacttGCTTATCTGATCAAAAAAGAAGATGAGAGTCTTCAGTGCAGTAAATTGCAGCTTGAAGAGAAAATTGCAGAGTATAATAGTTTAACCAAACAACTGGAATCTGctttggaggaaggaagaaaaatg GTAGCTGAAGAATTTGAAAAAATGTCATACTTAGAACAAGCCCTTCAGACAAAAATGCTCGTTCTTGAAAATGAAGTGAGAGAGagacaggaggagaaaaaagaacttCTATGTGCATTTCACCGT aatgaAAAGCACCATGAGGTATGCTTGAAGGAGCTGGAAAACAGCCTACAAAGGTcagaaaacaagaagcagaGCATCCAGAACTATGTGCAGTTTTTGAAAACCTCATACATAACAATGTTTGGCTGA
- the ODF2L gene encoding protein BCAP isoform X4 translates to MEKRCVVPVTPREEGKLCSLILPYKNDCHRTTKAAQGGKYFTELSKESDDPEQQEETWKKMWGPRPDKHGIKITELFPLLKGGSPKNHLPQNLNGSVERRCASDKERREEENASHENGASQEIFEAEMAINSAENLLPTFKDILGRMTNQVCKPSTSEMIIIDTQEDLLVKELTTLKTTKRLLWLLLQTREQKQIDSKNIEALIQKLSENETHNMVPVLKEEYLSRPVNTIEAHLQYQIQRKEVENDELRLKTQTLEKKIAEWKLQIGEYKRQMLALKKTSEQKKAYLRRAIRSQKQKTECFEEAVENLTSRVKEREVKLSEILSASDVWKKQHDRMVEEKTMLAVQTEDLKKQITSLSEDLKRKEEFRRKASEELLGKLNSVNSENEKIYLENEKLKACLAALEISTVSVENDLLCLQEKTKLQENIVEDCKNQVRELKAEVEVLKSRYKIIFSENKSIRESKCLEVYEVRDKAEPKLKVLEHVCGLLKAAEGELRGFQENLVYWERINTQKCKTPRELQVQEEDGVNSVGNCSLEEENSTIQKKYEHLKRILENMQFQNEELAYLIKKEDESLQCSKLQLEEKIAEYNSLTKQLESALEEGRKMVAEEFEKMSYLEQALQTKMLVLENEVRERQEEKKELLCAFHRNEKHHEVCLKELENSLQRSENKKQSIQNYVQFLKTSYITMFG, encoded by the exons AT GGAAAAAAGGTGTGTGGTACCTGTTACACCTCGAGAAGAGGGAAAACTCTGCTCACTGATTCTGCCATATAAAAATGATTGTCACAGAACTACAAAAGCTGCCCAaggtggaaaatattttaccGAGCTAAGCAAAGAATCTGACGACCCAGAACAACAG GAggaaacttggaaaaaaatgtggggGCCACGGCCTGATAAACATGGGATCAAGATTACAGAACTGTTCCCACTGCTTAAAGGAGGCTCACCAAAAAATCACCTACCACAAAACTTGAATGGAAGCGTAGAGAGAAGATGCGCTTCAGACAAAGAGAGAAG ggaggaggaaaatgcCTCTCATGAAAATGGTGCTTCACAGGAGATTTTTGAAGCAGAAATGGCAATTAATTCAGCAGAGAACTTGTTGCCAACTTTTAAAGACATACTTGGCAGAATGACAAAT CAGGTTTGTAAACCTTCTACATCAGAAATGATAATTATTGATACACAGGAGGATTTGCTGGTGAAAGAATTAACAACACTCAAAACCACCAAAAGATTGTTATGGCTTTTACTTCAAACAAGAGAACAGAAACAG ATAGACAGCAAAAACATTGAAGCTTTGATACAGAAGTTAAGTGAAAATGAAACCCACAATATG GTCCCTGTACTGAAGGAAGAGTATCTATCAAGACCAGTAAACACAATTGAAGCTCATCTGCAGTATCAGattcaaagaaaagaagtggaaaatgaTGAATTAAGGCTGAAAACACAG ACTCtagagaagaaaatagcagAGTGGAAACTTCAAATTGGTGAATACAAGCGTCAGATGTTGGCCTTGAAGAAAACAAGTGAGCAAAAAAAGGCTTATCTGAGAAGAGCAATTAGGTCccagaaacaaaaaacagaatgcTTTGAAGAAGCTGTGGAAAATTTAACCTCCAGAGTAAAAGAACGT GAAGTGAAATTGTCTGAGATACTGTCAGCTTCTGATGTCTGGAAAAAACAACATGATAGAATGGTAGAAGAAAAGACAATGTTAGCAGTTCAGACAGAAGACCTAAAGAA GCAAATCACAAGCCTTTCTGAAGAcctgaaaagaaaggaggaattcAGAAGAAAGGCTAGTGAGGAACTTCTTGGAAAGCTAAATTCTGTTAACTCTGAAAATGAGAAGATTtatcttgaaaatgaaaaactaaag GCTTGCCTTGCTGCTTTGGAAATCAGTACTGTTTCTGTTGAAAATGACCTGCTATGTCTGCAAGAAAAGACCAAGCTACAGGAAAACATTGTTGAAGACTGTAAAAATCAG GTACGagaattaaaagcagaagtagAAGTACTGAAATCCAGGTATAAAATCATCTTCAGTGAAAACAAGAGTataagagaaagcaaatgtttagaAGTCTATGAG GTGAGGGACAAAGCAGAGCCTAAGTTGAAGGTGTTAGAACATGTTTGTGGTTTActgaaagcagctgaaggagaacTGCGAGGATTTCAAGAAAATCTTGTCTACTGGGAAAGGATCaacacacagaaatgcaaaacccccagggagctgcaggtTCAG gaggaagatgGTGTAAATTCTGTGGGTAATTGCTccttagaagaagaaaacagtaccATTCAGAAGAAATATGAACATCTTAAGAG GATTCTAGAAAATATGcaatttcaaaatgaagaacttGCTTATCTGATCAAAAAAGAAGATGAGAGTCTTCAGTGCAGTAAATTGCAGCTTGAAGAGAAAATTGCAGAGTATAATAGTTTAACCAAACAACTGGAATCTGctttggaggaaggaagaaaaatg GTAGCTGAAGAATTTGAAAAAATGTCATACTTAGAACAAGCCCTTCAGACAAAAATGCTCGTTCTTGAAAATGAAGTGAGAGAGagacaggaggagaaaaaagaacttCTATGTGCATTTCACCGT aatgaAAAGCACCATGAGGTATGCTTGAAGGAGCTGGAAAACAGCCTACAAAGGTcagaaaacaagaagcagaGCATCCAGAACTATGTGCAGTTTTTGAAAACCTCATACATAACAATGTTTGGCTGA
- the ODF2L gene encoding protein BCAP isoform X10 codes for MWGPRPDKHGIKITELFPLLKGGSPKNHLPQNLNGSVERRCASDKERREEENASHENGASQEIFEAEMAINSAENLLPTFKDILGRMTNVCKPSTSEMIIIDTQEDLLVKELTTLKTTKRLLWLLLQTREQKQIDSKNIEALIQKLSENETHNMSLRRKIVEREEHVKELSSRIQLKKVPVLKEEYLSRPVNTIEAHLQYQIQRKEVENDELRLKTQTLEKKIAEWKLQIGEYKRQMLALKKTSEQKKAYLRRAIRSQKQKTECFEEAVENLTSRVKEREVKLSEILSASDVWKKQHDRMVEEKTMLAVQTEDLKKQITSLSEDLKRKEEFRRKASEELLGKLNSVNSENEKIYLENEKLKACLAALEISTVSVENDLLCLQEKTKLQENIVEDCKNQVRELKAEVEVLKSRYKIIFSENKSIRESKCLEVYEEEDGVNSVGNCSLEEENSTIQKKYEHLKRILENMQFQNEELAYLIKKEDESLQCSKLQLEEKIAEYNSLTKQLESALEEGRKMVAEEFEKMSYLEQALQTKMLVLENEVRERQEEKKELLCAFHRNEKHHEVCLKELENSLQRSENKKQSIQNYVQFLKTSYITMFG; via the exons atgtggggGCCACGGCCTGATAAACATGGGATCAAGATTACAGAACTGTTCCCACTGCTTAAAGGAGGCTCACCAAAAAATCACCTACCACAAAACTTGAATGGAAGCGTAGAGAGAAGATGCGCTTCAGACAAAGAGAGAAG ggaggaggaaaatgcCTCTCATGAAAATGGTGCTTCACAGGAGATTTTTGAAGCAGAAATGGCAATTAATTCAGCAGAGAACTTGTTGCCAACTTTTAAAGACATACTTGGCAGAATGACAAAT GTTTGTAAACCTTCTACATCAGAAATGATAATTATTGATACACAGGAGGATTTGCTGGTGAAAGAATTAACAACACTCAAAACCACCAAAAGATTGTTATGGCTTTTACTTCAAACAAGAGAACAGAAACAG ATAGACAGCAAAAACATTGAAGCTTTGATACAGAAGTTAAGTGAAAATGAAACCCACAATATG AGTCTCAGGAGAAAAATAGTAGAAAGAGAAGAACACGTTAAAGAACTTTCATCCAGGATTCAGCTTAAAAAA GTCCCTGTACTGAAGGAAGAGTATCTATCAAGACCAGTAAACACAATTGAAGCTCATCTGCAGTATCAGattcaaagaaaagaagtggaaaatgaTGAATTAAGGCTGAAAACACAG ACTCtagagaagaaaatagcagAGTGGAAACTTCAAATTGGTGAATACAAGCGTCAGATGTTGGCCTTGAAGAAAACAAGTGAGCAAAAAAAGGCTTATCTGAGAAGAGCAATTAGGTCccagaaacaaaaaacagaatgcTTTGAAGAAGCTGTGGAAAATTTAACCTCCAGAGTAAAAGAACGT GAAGTGAAATTGTCTGAGATACTGTCAGCTTCTGATGTCTGGAAAAAACAACATGATAGAATGGTAGAAGAAAAGACAATGTTAGCAGTTCAGACAGAAGACCTAAAGAA GCAAATCACAAGCCTTTCTGAAGAcctgaaaagaaaggaggaattcAGAAGAAAGGCTAGTGAGGAACTTCTTGGAAAGCTAAATTCTGTTAACTCTGAAAATGAGAAGATTtatcttgaaaatgaaaaactaaag GCTTGCCTTGCTGCTTTGGAAATCAGTACTGTTTCTGTTGAAAATGACCTGCTATGTCTGCAAGAAAAGACCAAGCTACAGGAAAACATTGTTGAAGACTGTAAAAATCAG GTACGagaattaaaagcagaagtagAAGTACTGAAATCCAGGTATAAAATCATCTTCAGTGAAAACAAGAGTataagagaaagcaaatgtttagaAGTCTATGAG gaggaagatgGTGTAAATTCTGTGGGTAATTGCTccttagaagaagaaaacagtaccATTCAGAAGAAATATGAACATCTTAAGAG GATTCTAGAAAATATGcaatttcaaaatgaagaacttGCTTATCTGATCAAAAAAGAAGATGAGAGTCTTCAGTGCAGTAAATTGCAGCTTGAAGAGAAAATTGCAGAGTATAATAGTTTAACCAAACAACTGGAATCTGctttggaggaaggaagaaaaatg GTAGCTGAAGAATTTGAAAAAATGTCATACTTAGAACAAGCCCTTCAGACAAAAATGCTCGTTCTTGAAAATGAAGTGAGAGAGagacaggaggagaaaaaagaacttCTATGTGCATTTCACCGT aatgaAAAGCACCATGAGGTATGCTTGAAGGAGCTGGAAAACAGCCTACAAAGGTcagaaaacaagaagcagaGCATCCAGAACTATGTGCAGTTTTTGAAAACCTCATACATAACAATGTTTGGCTGA